In Scleropages formosus chromosome 6, fSclFor1.1, whole genome shotgun sequence, the genomic stretch ctggatgggatgccagtcctttgcagggcaatcacacacacagattcattcactaacacatacacacagtaagggaattttagagtcaccaatccctttgaagcatgtctttggactgtgggtggaaaccagggtacctggaggaaaaacatacaaaaacaacaacaactaaacttcacagactgagatggattAAATTGGTTCCCAAATCCCTAGTCCAGGAGttgaggcactagtgctacctgctgtgccaccccatccTTTGTGTACTTCAAGCTTCATTTTTGTATTGCACTTAAACACCACTGGAAAAATTGCTCATAAGAGTAGCAAAACCACTCTTGAACACATACAATGAGAACCGAGGACTTAATGAACATACGCACGTCAAATTTATTCTTGTCGTCTTATTTTCCGTTGCTTATTTTTTGTGACCCAATAATACAGAGAAGCACTGACCAGAACCGTAACAAACAATTCCGCATCTATCCAAACACAAACGTTACAGCTACATGCAGTAGGTTCTTCAATACAGATTTCCTAGTTAGACTTGACAATCTAATAAAAGGCCATTTTCAAGAGAATTGCTCCATATAACAGGAATTAATACATGACTACAGCAAGTGTTTTCTCCACAAAGAGTGCTGTTTTACACCCATTTCCAGATGCAAAATGTAACAAGTAGAACATCTGCAGATGAAGAAAATTACTTTCATTGGTGTCCTTTAAAAAGTCTTTCCCAGTGTTCTCTCTTCAAATGCTGTTCACAGCACTGCTAATTTCCTGGTTTCTTTTTGTGTCACCTAAACTGAAACAGCAATCCATCAAAGGTCGGCAACAAGGTCTTCCATCACAGTTTGAGCCACATACTTTATCACAATTTTTAGAGACACTGCTGTGATTACACAAGCAGCTTTTGCATATTAATACAATAACTCAAACAGCTTACTTATGGAGATACCTAAATGTTAAACCACATTCTTTTATCAGTTTTTCAAGATTCATAGTTACATTGCATCTCCCAAGACACCAGCACCCTTCAACAAAGTTGGAGTAAAGTGGGCTTTGACCTACAGAATGAGTCTgactttcatttttcagtttcctgTTTACTGAGAATATGAGACTGTTTAAACATGAGGGTTCATTCAAACTTCTCATCCCTTCAAAACATCCCAAAGGCTTGTCTGAATGAAGAAGCCAAGAGTGTTTTTCAAACAGCAGCTCTATTCAATCTGCCACTGAACAACACTCATCTGAATGGTGgactttttccttcataaaataaacatcacTTATATCTGTAGTCTAATCTTTAAAATTTGCAGAAGAGAGTATATGAATCCACCACTACCTAAACTCTTTATGTATCGTGCTAATCTACTCAAGACCAAAATGCCTTTTGTGCTCAATTTATCAAAAACAAATTATCATTCACTATTCTTAGATGGCAAGCGTACCATTCTCAGCAGTACATTTGACAGCAGGCATTGGCAGACTGTCTTGATTCAAACAAATGTTATCCCTCTTTTTACTTCAtgtaattatttccataattattaaattaagtaattatcaaataaataacaaatctGACTTGAACACACTTATGTGAAGGATTATAAACTGAGTTGCGAAGGAGGTCAAGGACAAACACAGCCTGACATCAGATCTTTATCAGATTACTGATACAACTGTGTAAAGACTCTTTACGCACCACCATCACAAAACCGCAAAACTGTGAGCTGTGCAAACATGCAAAGAGGGGCACTGCAAAAAGTTCAAAGTGAATTTTACGAACTTTGTCTAAGACAGCGCTGCTTTtaccaagccccccccccaccacctcatTTGCTTTCTGTCTCTtataatgtggaaaaatgtaataaacaagCATACAAATCTTAAGATGCctgttcattattaatttactCATGGAAATAAATACAAGGTCACTTTTAGTGCCAACAGAGTAGAGACTGATCTATAACCTTTAACAAGCTAATTTAGTCAAGAAAAAAGCCACACACAGGATAAAAACCAACAAGTAACAAAAATACAGAgaattctccaaaaaaaaaaaatcaaaacatacatgttatatttattcttaattataataaataaatgttctccccatttATACTTGTTTTAGATTAGATTTAATGCCAGTTGTAAGAACCATAAAACAGCTATtgatcattttttgtttaactaCTGCACTTGTACTATGGCTGCAGCAGCAAGAAACCAGGAGCTTAATAATGATGTCAAGCCTCGCACCTCAGTTTTTCACACCTGGTGAATCCAAACTAACACATATTACTGAAAGAGgaaaatttgaaagaaaaaagttctaGAATAGGGTTTTAGAAAAGAATCCACTGTGAAAAGGCCACAAGGAGCATTTTTGAGCACACTAATAGCTCATCTGCAGTGTAAACATAACCGCTTTGTCTTAGGGAAACACATACTGATGAAAGGACGATTGCAAGCACTGCTAAATAATGAGTACAATGAACTCAAGAATTTTTTCCTGATAGATACTAGAAACAATAATTACATACTAGGTGGAAAATTCCAGgacagaaaataaactgaaaaactgcaggAACTGTTCAGCATTCCAGCATTCGcaaatttacattaaagcaaaaacaaattagTGAACACTGCTGCAATTTTGGCTAGACCCCAGCTGCAGTGTGGAGTTTGGAGTCATGCATCACAGGAGGAGGCAGCCAACTGGCCAGTGCATAACTGGGACTGCTTTTCCAGCAGCCTGCAGTCCCAGCGACACACAGCCCAACATGAAACCTTTATACTCCACTCTAAAGCTTcttgtgacagagagagtaaaAGGGTTGTTAaccttcaaaatgaaaatacgCAAACATTTACCTTCAAGCATTAGAGGATGAAAGGAGAGTAAATATACAACAAGCTGTGCGTATTGCCGTAGAGTACAAGTAGCAGCTCCACAAAAGTTTCACAATTAGGAagcaataatgcattttttttaatccctgcGTGGCTGTCATTGTGGAAGCAAAATTAATGTGCAAGAGtatgaatggaaatgaaattcAGAGTCAGATGACTGATGAATGCATCTGAACAGCACTTCCTTGCTCATGGTAATGGCTACCTCTTGTTTCAAGGGATGAATGgttctattttgtttttctattaaaCAATACAGAGACATAAAACATACGCAATGCATCACAAAGCTCGAAAGCAATATTGTGGGGACTGAATCTATTTTCCCTCCCAATTACAATCCATCAGGTAAAAAGGATCATCGCGTAAAACATTCAAAAGTTCATTTTCAAACGGGAATTTCGTTGGTTTGTATGCGTGCTTCTTAAGGTGAAGATCTCTGCAAAGCGAACACAGCTGTCAAGAAGCACCTAGTGCTCAGGCTGCTCCCCACATCACCCCACCCTGCCACAAATGTGCAGCCGAAGTGTTTGCTTGAGTGGGCATCTGCAGATGATACCATCAAAACACGACATCCATTGCAGCAGTTGTCTGCCTTACCACTCCCTGAAAGGCCTGGAGGGTTGCTGTTAAACCTTACTCATTTCACATAATTCAATAAATAGTACCTCTACACTTATAATTATCACTATGTCTTCATAAACAGGTAATAAAGTGACACACCAGTACATTACAATGTGCTTGCAACATGGTGTAAAGTTGGTACCACCTGTCCCCGTGAAGTTTAGGGCACATCctgcaaaggaaaacaaaaaagaatgtTGGGAAACAAATTCCATTCTGACTTcaacagttattttttaaatcaaacataAATGGATCAAAGTATTATTGAAGGAAGTCAAAGTAATACTGACTCAactatgataaaaaaaaaaatatatatatatataagaaaaacAATCCCTTAGACCACACCCTCTACTTCCTCTGCTAGAAAGGAATGTGAAGCATGAAAATTTCTCCAAGAACATCTGGTATCAGGCACTGGCAAGGGCTAAAACTAAAGCCAAGCTGTCAATGCAATTTCTCAAATGGCTGAATCAGGCAACCTATGACATGTGTCACATGAAATGTTATCCATTGATCTGATTCTTGCTGGCATTCAGCAGCATTGCTCTACCCACAGACGTGACTGTGTGCATAAGCCAGCAACGTGCTATTTTACTGGTAGCCATTTTGGCTGGAAACTGACTTCCATGCAAGTGTCAACTTTTAGCAGGTTCTAAACAGACTGACTTACAGACGCATGGAACTCACTTATCTACCACTACGCCttagagtgctctggtttctgcctcGATCTTCTGCTCGCCATGGAGTGCGTCAACGTCAGCTGGAGCCACCGTCTGCCGCACAGCAATCTCGGGGCCTCCACTATAGATGCTCAGCAGGTACTGCCACGTCTCTTCAGATATCTGGCCATAGTCCGCCCCTGAATGATGAGACATTTAGCGCTGTCAGaaacaaacactcacacatCGCAATCAGATTCACAGATATCAGGTTTCAAATGCCTGCCTCATATTGCACTCTCATAGTGAAGAAAGATACATAGATAATGTTGCTGTAAAGAAAGATTGATCAACTGTTAACACTTTTCAGATtcagaaaaagtgcatttttccaTTGATTGTCAAAGGTAAGTGACTGCAGGTGGAAACATCAGTGATAACTTACTTGTTGGAGTAAGTACTCACCTTGTTTGAGCTGTATGTGGCCTCCTTTCATAACGGCAATCTTGCTGTTGTCAATTGGACCTGGAGGCTCTGAGAAACAAGAGAGAGTTGGAAGATTAATAAATTACATATGTGCATGTTACATGGTTCATTTAATGGCTGCAGTGGCTACTACAATAAAACACTCCATCTTAAATTTTACATCTAAGGTCTGTTCAGAAATCCTGATGAAAATGTATAGGTTTCTTGCCTTGCTCTGCATTATCTGTTtagctgcatattttaccaaagCACCCAACTCATCAGGAGTTGCACACTCAGCAGGTTTCATTTGGGAAATAGTCATTTTtgataattagaaaaaaagacCAAAGAAAAATTGTCACTTTACATCTGAATATCAATTTTGTTATTGATAATTTAATATCAACATTGTTGTCCTGCAATTACTGAAGTGAGAATACTCTAAGTGGTGAAATTAATAAACAGTAGCAAGCTCTCCTTGAAGGCCTATTTATGAGCCTTTGTGTAGGCTGCTACTCTCCAAGCAGCAACTGACTTATTTCAACACTCTAAACAGTTCAATCAAGGCAGTTCAACAGACAAAAGAAGCCCAACTCAAGACTGAAACAACAGAGGAAACATACTGTGTATCCCAGGGTCTATGTATGATCTAAGTAAATCTTCTCTTTCACAAAGCAAATCACAGCTATTCGCTGCAggtttacagcaaaaaaaaaaaaaaaaactttcattgtCAGCACTCACACCAAGGTTGTTAATCAGGTCAAACCATTTCACACAACTTTCATAAGGAGGTAACAGATAAAACcaccttttttccattttcaaccACCTTCTTCAACTACCTAGTGTCGTGAGGGAAAGTTTGTGAACCTCTTAGAATTATCTGAATTCTGCATGAACAGCTTCTGAAATATCATATAAccatataaattaaattacataaaaacaatCTGATTAAATGGCACACACAAAACAATCCATTGTCCTACCTTCATTGAACATATTGTTTAAAGACCAAAATCAAGGTCGAGAATCAGGCAATTACATGAGCCTCTAGAAGAGAAGGAATTGGTGACAGAGTTCCCAATCAACGAGCTGGCATTCAAGTTTGAGTTTGAATAATCTTccttaataaataatacattccaCTCCacatttgccccaggtggaggagttcaagtatcttggggtcttgttcacgggtgaggggagaagggagcttGCGATCGGCCGCaaactgggagcagtggcagcagtaatgcggtcgctgtaccggactgtagcggtgaagggggagctctccatttaccggtcaatctacgtccctaccctcacctgtggtcatgaactttgggtgatgaccgaaagaataagatcacggatacaggcagctgaaatgagttttctccgcagggtgctgggactcactctccatgacagggtgaggagttcggacatccaggaggaactcggAGAAGAGCCACTACtactccacattgagaggagccagttgaggtggttcgggcatctgataaggataccccctgggcgcctccctttggaggtataccgggtacggccaactgggacgaggccccgaggtcggccccagacctgctggagggattatatctcacagttggcctgggaacggctggggatcccccaggttgagcgggaggaagttgcggggaacaggggcggctgggcctctctgctctccctactaggacaagcgggatggaagatggatggaataaataatacCTCAGTTTTGTTACCTGCTCAGTTACCTGCTCTTCACAACAGAAATCTGGTGAAACACAATGTCTTCCAATCAAAAGGAGATTACAGAAGACCCCAGAAGAGATGCTCAACCACAAAAAGAACTATGAAAGCTTTTCTAAAAACCTGAGTCTCCATTAGTGCACAGTCAGGTAGACAGAATACAAATGGTAGAGGGTCAGCATCACTGCTAGTGCCCTTAGTAGGGGCATCCCATAAAGATCACTGCAAGAGCATGTTATACAATGCTCCGGTTGGTGACAAGGAGCTGTATAGTAACAGCTAAAAATCTGCAGGCATCTCCTGCACTTGATAACATCTTTGAGAATGTTTCTGCAAAAGTAGTGTTCAAAGAAGATTATCATACAGGAAACCACtctgctccaaaaaaaaaaaaaaaaccaccccaTCACTGCCCATGTTCATTTGCAAAGACCAAGTGAATATCCCACAAtgctactgaaaaaaataccaaaaaccTCTGCCCAACTGTGAAGCACTGTGGGGGAGCATAATGgcgtggggctgctttgctggcTCCGGGCCTGGACAGCTTACAATCACTGACAGAACAATGAATTCCAGGTCATGTCAGGAAATAACACAACATAATGTCAGCATGTCTTATCTGTGGTCTGAAGCTCGTCTTGTAGTATGACAATGGCGCCAAACAATGGAGTAAATAAAAGACAACAGCTTAAAGAGAACAACTTCTACATTTCAGAATGATCAAGCTCAAGCCCTAATGTTACCcctacagaaacacaaacaattcCGTATACAAGAATGTCCTAAAATTCCTCCTAACTGTCAGACTTGCAAGGCTAGTAGCTATGGGAAGCACCTGGCTGAAGTTATTGCTGCTAAGACTCCAACTGATAATACATCCAAGAGATTACATACTTCCTCCTTCATTGATCTTGAACATATAAAATTTTCACTAAAGACAAGACAGTTTCCAAATGTTGCAATGCAGCCATTTCTCTTGaataacattgttagttgctacCTCTTCAAAGACAATATAGTTCATTTGTGTGAGATAGATTTCAGCTGAAGGAATGCAATACTGTTTACACTAGAATCCTTCTTTGGATCTGCCATGTCTATATTGAGTGGGTGAACTCAGATCAAATGTTCCATATCTATCAAACTGCAGGAGCAGTCAAACGCTGTGAACGTAAATAAAAACTCTGCTAGTAGAATTACATCTGTCACAGCAATGTAGAGGAACAAGCGCAGCCACAGCAAAAGTCAAAAATCCACTGTGTATAATGTGCAAGTCAGCAATTACTGGGAGAGAAGCAGTTTCATTTTTCAATCCATTAAAGGATTTTGCACTATCAGCTAGTTAATGCTGTCGTTTTTAGTGTCATAGTGCAGAGACATTTAGACAAGAATTTGTTTATGCCGCCCTGTAGAGCGAAacttttaatgctttattttgaTAACCAAAACCgactttgaaatgtattttaaattacgAACACATGCAACAAATACCAATGATAAAATGATTAGTAAGGATGACCACCCTACTACGTACCGTTGTCCTTGCCCTTTACAAAGCTCTCCCATTCACGGAACCACTGCATGCTTATGCACAGAATAACGGTTGGAGCCTCCTCAGCCTGGAATTCTTTATTCAGCTACAAAGTAAAAGATaaaatgaagattaaaaaaaataaagtttaaaaacacatttagttATTGAATCAACTGTTTTTAGTATTGCTCTTCTCACTGAAGCTGTTCTAAAGctcatttactgtattattaatgCTGTCATcttgacacaaaaaaaaaaaaatacctgttaaaattttaagttaacAGGTAAATATTCCGTTTCAGCAACTCGGATTAAGTGACTTATTCAAGGATACAATATTAGGTCTTTTGGCCTTCTCTCTAGCTtaccatgtccttaaccactgtccTGCCAATTGCCCTTGAAAATGAATGCCACTTATATTTGTGGTCCAGACCAGTTAGATAAAAGCTTGGGTATACTCCGTGATTTCCCAAACATGTAGATCACCTTAATAAAAGTGTCAATTTCCACCTTCCTGCGCTTAGCCAAGGTATCAATTTCCACCTGACAGATGGAGCACAAGTACAGGTGATTCACAGCTGGACCACCTCCAAACCTGGCAAAGaaagagaacaaagaaaaagcacGTAACGAGATAGACGTACTCTACGTGTAATAAAGCAGTATGACCCACATAAAATTCAGCAAAGATCTAACAGGGAAGAGTAACTTACTGCAACACGTCTACTCAAATCAGTGGAGCAATTGTCACAATTACAGCAGCAATGTGGTAATGCcaagaaaaatatgcaaaattaccTGTTGTAGAGGTATTCCCACACATTCTGAGGCAGAATGACCACCAGGTCATCAATATAATGGTATTTGTTAGGTGGAATTCCTGTTTAGCAATAAAATGCAAGTATGTCAGCAACATAGTACTAAAGCCACACAACATGACTTCTGCGCTATAAAATGTAATAAGGTGCGAAATCCTACAAGTGAGTGGACAGGAAAGTGCGGGACAGCGTGACCCAGAGGGCTGGCCCTACCTCCATGCTGGCACAGAAAGGTGTGGTTGGTGATGGGCCCCGGCTCCGTGAAGGTGTTGAATTTGTTGAGCCACTCTCTGGAGATGTAGAACTGTAGCAGGCTGGGCTCCTTCAGATTTGCTAGTGCCACCACCTTCTGCCTCTCCCTCACAGACTCCTCGCTGCTCTTCCTAGAGCACAAACACAGGAGGACCGCATTAGCCGCCAAGTTCTCCACTGAGCCCATCAAGTTGCTTTTCAACTGCTCAtctccatttctttttctgaaatctCAAACTTTATTTAGCACATAACAGATTAGATAAACTACATGTTAATAACCAGCAATGAAAATTTCCCAAACCCCAAtctttataaaaattaatacaagGATTACCCAAACTTACAGATTTCaaaggttatttacatttattcatttagctgattcttttcgtCCAATTTAGATCATTAAGTcaactgcagttatttacccatttatacagctgggtacttttttggagcaattcaaggtgagCACCTTActgagggtattacagcagggggtaggatttgaaccggcaacctctgggtccaaaggcagcagctctaaccactgcaatggttgttcattgttttacaattgtattatttctatatttttggTCTCTTGTTGCCTTCCTCCTTCTCTCCTGTCTGtggtttttatttcacttttttccatttaatataaGAACTGTCCCATTTTtaaccccaaacacacacacacacacacacacattttcagaaccgctcatcccatacggggtcacgggggaaccggagcctacccggtaacacagggcgtaaggccggaggggcaggggacacacccaggacgggacgccagtccgtcgcaaggcaccccaagcaggactcgaaccccagacccaccggagagcaggactgcagtccaacccactgcgccaccgcaccctaaCCCCAAACATTCCTGTTTAAATTGCCTGTAAACAATGAAATACATGAGACATGAAATCGACCACACGcataaattgaaaaaacaaaaaaaaacacaatcaccTGAAGTGTGAGAAATTCACATCTGTAGTTATAATTAGCaggcgacacacacacaaaaataaaacacattagcTACTTGTTGAACATACCTGTAGAAGAGCACATAGGCCTCCGCATTCTGCACCACCGTCTCGTGTACCTCGGTAACATACTGGTCGTCAAACTCGTACCACTGACCGTTGATAACATTCTGACAGTAGGCTATGTAATGTCCACCTGAATTTTAatcaaagaagagaaaaagactAAACTACAAATGGTACTGTGAGCAATGCTACTATTTAGAATTTACTAAatactgccccctgctgttgGAGTTGTGAACTCctacctttttattttattttttaattttttttttttttttccccccctcccataACTTTTGCCCCAGATAGCCATTCTATTTCAGACTAAGCTGTGCACCTTGGCTACATGCCTAGCTGGAAGCTGAGGACAACCAAGATGTACTCCTACTATTCATGCCCTTCTTTGTCACACAAAAAAGTGGACTGACTGCCTACTGAACAAGAAATGTGACCCTTGCTGATGGCATAAAGTAACTCGCATGCACCAGACAGATGTCCCATAATTAATAACAAGAAAGAACCAGTAAATCGCCAAGCACCAagaatatgtgtgtatatatacacatatgtatatatatgtatactgtataaacatcGTGACTAAAAAACACCAATAAACCCTTACTTGCTGCAGTACCATGGTGACAAATCACAGAAAGGAGGTCATAAGTTGTGATCTGGGATGGGCTCTCTTTGGCCAAAAAAGGCCGGAGGTCCAGTCCCTCGAGTGGGAATGACACATGACTGTTGATCTTGAACGAGTACATGACTTCGTGCCGAAAGCGCTTCAAGTGTACACACAAAATCTGAgaagagcagcaaaaaaaacaagacaaaacctTATAAACCTGTTGGCATAGACAATCCTTTTATAGCATGCCTTGTCAACTCCCTTACATTAGTAGTTATTTTTAATCTgcttttaagtgtttttaaGCGCTTCTTAAAACTTAAGAAAAATCAATTTGTGGAACAGTGCATCCTGCAACTGCTATGAATCTAAATAAACCACAAACAGATAAGATGTACAGATAGAAGCAGTAAAGACAAGAAACACTAACCTCGGGTAGCCGAAGAACCTTGCAGTATTTAACACCATTTCTCAATCTGAAGAatcaaagagaaagaaaaaaaaagaagaaaaaacaagtgaaCAGATTAGAAAAATACTATAATTTATGATGTATGGAGGGGTCAGATGTAGAATGTTCTCTCATTCAGATTTTGTTTGAGGAACAGCAATTCTTGTTACATGGTATAGAAGAGGGCATTTTACAGCAATACTGCCATCTTGATCAATGCATCAAATTGCTCTGACAGGTGTTTGTTCATCTTCACTCACTTTTTACATCTTTCACAGCTGTACATATTGTCTCCTGGAAAAAACAAGGGTAAAACAATAAACAGATCACAGAAACTATAAAGTAAATATAGTGACATTATGATTAAACTTAACTGCAACGTCACCAACCAGAGATATGCAACTTGTGCAGTTCAGGAAAAAGTACATAGTTCctgtttaaataaatgactgCTGAAAAGATAGTGCTGATACAAGATCTTGATGCTGCGCTTTCCCTTTCTGCAGAATAAATTCTGCTTTTCTATGAGAGCTGCCTTGCTGTTTCAACACTGCCAACACCACTGTGCCAGTAGCATGAACCTTTCTTGGTTACAGAAAACGCAAGAAGCATCACTATTAacttcaaaacatttaaaaaaatgcaaatatcaaaaagtattaaaaatatacattccaCTAAAAGttcatttctgttattttaattacacaAGTTTGATCAGTGTTTCACTCATGGTATATGGTACATAGAACATTTCACTTACACTATGGTATACATGAGCAGTGTTTCTCTACCAGTGGTACAGGCACCAGAATGAGGGAAAATCCGCTGTAGCAGTATGTTTAAGATGCAGTAAAATATTAGCCATAATACTCGCACCTTTCAGTTCATCAGCAGCAAAGAAGGCAGCAAGACAGTCCTCCAACGTGACTACAGGGCCCCAAAACCAGCTGGGGATGCAGGATACCACAAACCTGAGGATCCAGGGACAGCAATGGAGTTAGAGGTCTgcgaaccacacacacacacacacacacacacacacacacacacacacacacacacacacacacacacacaatgtcagcTATGCCTACCCTCCACCTCACCTACGAATGGAGTCCATGATGTATGAGATCCAGCCCTGTGACGCATAGCTGTCAGCATAGACCCCTGTCTTGGCAGGGAGGTTCTGGTGGATAGAGGAGTGAAGCTTGGCCAAATCCTCCTTCCCTGGGATTGGAAGGGACAGGTCCTGAAACATCTCCACAGTGGTGGACACCTTCGGTGGACAGAAGGTGACATAACGGGATAAGCCGTATTGTTACAGACCAAGAAGCCTGACCAGAAGGACCTAAAGGCAGGGTCACTCACCCTGTCGCAAGTCAGGCACTGTACCAAGCTGAGGATGGAGCCGTCAAAGGTGTCCGAGATCACGCTGTGGTACCgccactgtttcttttttttggcgCCAGGTAAAAGCTGGGCTGTCAAGGAAGGAATCAAGACAAGAATATAAAGCAGACAGGGGTTCGTAACACCttacaaacaacaacaactttgTCACTGAAGTAACAGTAAAGATGAAAAGGGTGAAAAACCTTTCTTGAGAGAGTAGGCTGCCCCTGCAGACCTCAGGGGACTGCAGCGCTGGGGGCTGCTGGACAGTTTGGGATGCAGCTCCTGCACGATGTGTGTGGGACTGCATGGGCGAGAGGAGGTGCAGTGCATGGAGGACTCATTGTCGGGCTCTGAAACAGCAAAGCCACACAAATCACAAATTCATGCTTGCGAGATGTTGAATTCTACCGAAAGAACTTCTGAACTGACCCACGTTCATCCATTAcaacattaataatacaaagtaaaaacattcaCCAGGATAAAAtagagaggagggggggggggggggaaaaaaaaaatgtatgcgaGTGAATAGAGAAGAATAAACAGCGAGAATAAGCATGAGCAAAGCCCTGCCTGTCACACACCTGGG encodes the following:
- the usp20 gene encoding ubiquitin carboxyl-terminal hydrolase 20 isoform X2 is translated as MMTGHGDVCPHLDSIGEVTKEELLTKSKGACQSCGAGGPNLWACLQKDCPYVGCGESYSDHSTLHSQVKKHNLTVNLTTFRIWCYVCEREVFLEQRPVMPVPAYHHCKSPEQESVPHTGSHPLKPVPIAVADDEESESEEDELKPRGLTGMKNIGNSCYMNAALQALSNCPPLTQFFLDCGGLVRTDKKPALCKSYQKLITELWHKKRPSYVVPTSLAHGIKLVNPMFRGYAQQDTQEFLRCLMDQLHEELKEPLPEIGVGDACEGDERRDGDRSPSEDEFLSCDSGSSSDRGEGAEGRNLGSPLRCGSQEMDEDADVDTAADDGGHTRSPEEEGGMPSNTAQNRSQSTPEPDNESSMHCTSSRPCSPTHIVQELHPKLSSSPQRCSPLRSAGAAYSLKKAQLLPGAKKKKQWRYHSVISDTFDGSILSLVQCLTCDRVSTTVEMFQDLSLPIPGKEDLAKLHSSIHQNLPAKTGVYADSYASQGWISYIMDSIRRFVVSCIPSWFWGPVVTLEDCLAAFFAADELKGDNMYSCERCKKLRNGVKYCKVLRLPEILCVHLKRFRHEVMYSFKINSHVSFPLEGLDLRPFLAKESPSQITTYDLLSVICHHGTAASGHYIAYCQNVINGQWYEFDDQYVTEVHETVVQNAEAYVLFYRKSSEESVRERQKVVALANLKEPSLLQFYISREWLNKFNTFTEPGPITNHTFLCQHGGIPPNKYHYIDDLVVILPQNVWEYLYNRFGGGPAVNHLYLCSICQVEIDTLAKRRKVEIDTFIKLNKEFQAEEAPTVILCISMQWFREWESFVKGKDNEPPGPIDNSKIAVMKGGHIQLKQGADYGQISEETWQYLLSIYSGGPEIAVRQTVAPADVDALHGEQKIEAETRAL
- the usp20 gene encoding ubiquitin carboxyl-terminal hydrolase 20 isoform X1, which codes for MMTGHGDVCPHLDSIGEVTKEELLTKSKGACQSCGAGGPNLWACLQKDCPYVGCGESYSDHSTLHSQVKKHNLTVNLTTFRIWCYVCEREVFLEQRPVMPVPAYHHCKSPEQESVPHTGSHPLKPVPIAVADDEESESEEDELKPRGLTGMKNIGNSCYMNAALQALSNCPPLTQFFLDCGGLVRTDKKPALCKSYQKLITELWHKKRPSYVVPTSLAHGIKLVNPMFRGYAQQDTQEFLRCLMDQLHEELKEPLPEIGVGDACEGDERRDGDRSPSEDEFLSCDSGSSSDRGEGAEGRNLGEAELLIQDECTSRPGAGGISEKERLKERRVSGSPLRCGSQEMDEDADVDTAADDGGHTRSPEEEGGMPSNTAQNRSQSTPEPDNESSMHCTSSRPCSPTHIVQELHPKLSSSPQRCSPLRSAGAAYSLKKAQLLPGAKKKKQWRYHSVISDTFDGSILSLVQCLTCDRVSTTVEMFQDLSLPIPGKEDLAKLHSSIHQNLPAKTGVYADSYASQGWISYIMDSIRRFVVSCIPSWFWGPVVTLEDCLAAFFAADELKGDNMYSCERCKKLRNGVKYCKVLRLPEILCVHLKRFRHEVMYSFKINSHVSFPLEGLDLRPFLAKESPSQITTYDLLSVICHHGTAASGHYIAYCQNVINGQWYEFDDQYVTEVHETVVQNAEAYVLFYRKSSEESVRERQKVVALANLKEPSLLQFYISREWLNKFNTFTEPGPITNHTFLCQHGGIPPNKYHYIDDLVVILPQNVWEYLYNRFGGGPAVNHLYLCSICQVEIDTLAKRRKVEIDTFIKLNKEFQAEEAPTVILCISMQWFREWESFVKGKDNEPPGPIDNSKIAVMKGGHIQLKQGADYGQISEETWQYLLSIYSGGPEIAVRQTVAPADVDALHGEQKIEAETRAL